A stretch of Aspergillus nidulans FGSC A4 chromosome VI DNA encodes these proteins:
- a CDS encoding protein prpA (transcript_id=CADANIAT00009945) has protein sequence MPPKLFKKLVIAVSGTFPGYRQGRNFCDVQFLIEFFKSTTRELTRHSYAGDLKAIVERHGATFTSSVGTDCTHLIATQKEADKKGAKLSLDWLLDSDKAKKPVSEAPYRFGASHSNRNSQADPAKSEKKRSAKAVQDTDDDRSNKKPKQIMEDAQMITAEKAAKVRVRVDEYYHSNEHTWQVFIDDSGLIWDATLNLTVSAANNNKFYLIQILNSKDGSRYQTWTRWGRVGERGQSVLLGDGTLDSAKKQFEKKFKDKSGLAWKDRLNSPKNNKYTFIERNYEESDDEDEKSDNKLVKQPSNIPASKLPAPVQNVISFIFNQKYFLETMAQMSYDANKLPLGKLSKRTLMAGYETLKELAELATKPSMAMSKYGMQLRPAMEQLSNRYFTTIPHVFGRNRPPVLDNQAYIKREIELLETLTDMEITNSILKDASKMEDANPLDSQYAGLGMQEMTPLDHASEEFRELEKYLSGTRGSTHGVKYKVIDIFRIERQGEHDRFKSSSYAGLKNSNRRLLWHGSRSTNYGGILSQGLRIAPPEAPVSGYMFGKGVYFADMSSKSANYCWSHNSDHKALLLLGDVELGDPIYELYDSDYNAGENAKKEGKIATLGKGRSIPAGWKDAGCIHPHLKGIQVPDADSGTTDHKTDQGYLLYNEYIVYDVAQIRLRYLFFVDMR, from the exons ATGCCCCCAAAATTATTCAAGAAACTCGTCATTGCTGTGAGCGGCACTTTCCCCGGCTACAGACAAGGTCGGAACTTCTGCGATGTCCAATTTTTGATTGAGTTCTTCAAGAGTACAACTCGTGAGCTGACGCGCCATTCTTACGCAGGCGACTTGAAAGCTATTGTAGAAAGACACGGTGCTACATTCACTTCTTCTGTCGGTACGGATTGTACCCATTTGATAGCCACTCAGAAGGAGGCCGATAAGAAGGGAGCCAAGT TGTCTCTCGACTGGTTGCTTGACTCGGACAAGGCGAAGAAACCGGTCTCAGAAGCGCCCTACCGTTTCGGAGCATCTCACAGCAATCGAAACAGCCAGGCAGATCCTGCTAAGtcagagaagaagcgaagcGCTAAAGCTGTCCAGGATACGGATGATGATAGATCAAACAAAAAGCCTAAGCAAATAATGGAAGATGCCCAGATGATAACCGCGGAGAAGGCGGCCAAGGTAAGGGTAAGGGTCGACGAGTACTATCACAGCAACGAGCATACATGGCAAG TGTTCATTGATGATTCAGGTCTTATCTGGGATGCCACATTGAACCTGACAGTGTCAGCCGCCAATAACAACAAGTTTTACCTCATTCAAATCCTGAACTCCAAGGACGGCTCCAGATACCAGACCTGGACTCGCTGGGGCAGAGTTGGGGAGCGTGGCCAGTCTGTGCTTCTGGGCGACGGTACTCTTGACAGTGCAAAAAAACAATTTGAGAAAAAGTTCAAGGACAAGTCTGGCCTCGCATGGAAAGATCGCCTCAATTCCCCAAAGAACAACAAATACACGTTTATCGAGCGCAACTACGAAGaaagcgatgatgaggacgagaaATCTGACAACAAGCTGGTAAAGCAGCCATCGAATATTCCTGCAAGTAAGCTGCCAGCACCTGTCCAGAACGTGATCAGCTTTATTTTCAACCAAAAGTACTTCCTCGAGACCATGGCGCAAATGTCTTATGACGCCAATAAACTGCCACTTGGCAAGCTGAGCAAAAGAACACTGATGGCGGGTTACGAAACGCTCAAGGAACTGGCAGAGCTTGCAACCAAACCAAGTATGGCGATGTCTAAATATGGGATGCAATTGCGTCCTGCTATGGAGCAGCTGAGCAATCGCTACTTTACGACAATTCCGCACGTTTTCGGCCGAAATCGACCACCTGTACTGGACAACCAAGCCTACATCAAGAGGGAGATTGAGTTGCTGGAAACTTTGACGGACATGGAAATCACCAACAGTATCTTGAAGGACGCAAGCAAGATGGAAGACGCGAACCCGCTTGACAGCCAATATGCTGGTCTTGGAATGCAAGAAATGACACCAT TGGACCACGCCTCGGAGGAATTCAGAGAGCTTGAGAAATACCTCTCAGGAACCCGTGGATCAACTCACGGTGTAAAATACAAG GTGATTGATATCTTCCGTATAGAGCGACAGGGAGAGCACGATCGATTCAAATCATCTTCATATGCCGGCCTCAAAAACAGCAACCGCCGGCTCCTCTGGCATGGTTCCCGCAGCACCAACTACGGTGGCATCCTTAGCCAAGGCCTCCGCATCGCACCCCCCGAAGCCCCAGTCAGCGGCTATATGTTCGGAAAGGGCGTATACTTTGCCGACATGTCCAGTAAATCCGCCAACTACTGCTGGTCTCATAACAGTGACCACAAGGCTCTCCTCCTGCTTGGTGATGTTGAACTCGGCGATCCCATCTATGAGCTTTACGACTCCGACTATAACGCTGGAGAGAACGCGAAGAAAGAGGGTAAAATCGCGACTCTGGGAAAAGGCCGGAGTATTCCCGCTGGCTGGAAAGATGCCGGCTGCATCCATCCGCATTTGAAGGGCATTCAGGTCCCCGACGCAGATTCCGGCACTACAGACCATAAAACGGACCAGGGGTACTTGTTGTATAACGAGTACATTGTCTATGATGTGGCACAGATTCGGCTGAGATACTTATTCTTCGTGGATATGCGGTAA
- a CDS encoding putative GTPase activating protein (Gyp3) (transcript_id=CADANIAT00009946) — protein MVTGNGALRCPPQGPMGGHELSSRRRIPNPPRLDPLRAHPIYPRPSTADGLRPAQSYHYPSVPASPQSPRSPRRYPPHPLPPRVDSASRAVSPVPRYRADEGPYRPTYHRPPPHARSVTPHDRRRPPEADYDRVTRQTTPSKQADVPLSITTTRLDKKRSRPRLAQPPGSHGLALPRSPYSSDPHGGDALRSSVNSAKTSRSSIEHASGTERSSVLTKSSSITDLSPDTPDGLYEKDEGMSVEDAISMYLDGFSDVTEEPASPDLVNDNKLKPLNPLPPADLILDDDNLSTSSHNLDPIPDYPPPPTISQLGTPDDVYSRRHYFELHPDEQDPEEHSDGNPLDPPNGPLATLLEQASAAESSRLNPHGQNSLDRRFLGDASSDNAEEEESEAPDESAKKSLEPTPTETPPTPRLAETKVMLPGVVPPPLAIATDRRDCYGFRKTTPYVTLEQYEAWSASYADFAANRRVKWAELLREHGISANHPTTFPPKSPKIKRFVRKGIPPELRGAAWFWYAGGYEHLNRNPGLYDQLVRQAMESPSNDDKEHIERDLHRTFPDNVHFKPEQTGQPNFDDGAASVVVETEMIRSLRRVLYAFAIHNPQIGYTQSLNFITGLFLLFLSEEKAFWMLHIVTSVYLPSTHEISLEGANVDLWILMVLLKESLPNVYNKIADTGTKRSAPLSVNSRLPDITLGITNWLMSVFIGTLPLETTLRVWDVFFYEGSKTFFRVSMAIFKACEREIMAVSDPMEVFQVVQTVPKRLLDANALLDGSFTRKNRVGQGRIEELRAARRAAVRQDKLRRSQALTKGTLHAATDEWPTRSRTPIPGIDRTFADSWRQMRHHAFR, from the coding sequence ATGGTCACGGGAAATGGAGCTCTTCGATGCCCTCCTCAGGGTCCGATGGGCGGCCATGAGCTCTCCAGTCGTCGCAGAATCCCTAATCCTCCCCGCCTCGACCCTCTGAGAGCCCATCCTATCTACCCTCGACCTTCAACTGCAGACGGTCTTCGTCCCGCGCAATCCTATCACTATCCCTCcgttccagcttctccgcaatcCCCTCGGTCTCCGCGAAGATACCCTCCAcaccctcttcctcctcgagtCGATTCGGCCTCCCGCGCTGTTTCCCCCGTTCCTCGGTACCGGGCTGATGAAGGCCCATACAGACCAACCTACCATAGACCGCCGCCACATGCAAGATCCGTTACTCCGCACGATCGGCGAAGGCCGCCAGAGGCAGATTATGACCGAGTGACCCGTCAGACGACACCATCGAAACAGGCAGACGTGCCACTATCCATAACTACAACCAGGCTAGATAAAAAGCGGTCTAGGCCCCGATTAGCACAACCCCCTGGCTCTCACGGACTTGCTTTACCGCGCAGCCCTTACAGCAGTGATCCACACGGCGGAGATGCACTCCGGTCTAGCGTGAACTCTGCCAAGACATCGCGCTCCAGTATTGAGCATGCCAGCGGAACAGAGAGAAGTAGCGTTCTTACTAAAAGCAGCTCTATTACCGATCTATCTCCGGATACTCCGGATGGATTGTACGAAAAGGATGAGGGCATGAGTGTGGAAGACGCCATCTCCATGTATCTGGATGGATTTAGTGACGTGACGGAAGAGCCGGCGTCGCCAGATTTAGTCAATGACAACAAACTAAAGCCCTTGAACCCCTTACCACCAGCGGACCTTATCTTGGACGATGACAATCTGTCGACTTCCTCACACAACCTCGACCCTATACCTGATTATCCACCGCCACCAACAATCTCGCAATTGGGCACCCCGGATGATGTCTACTCCCGCAGGCACTACTTTGAACTGCATCCAGACGAGCAAGATCCTGAAGAGCACTCAGATGGGAACCCGCTAGACCCTCCAAATGGACCCCTAGCGACCCTTTTGGAACAAGCATCAGCAGCGGAATCTTCGCGCCTGAACCCGCATGGCCAGAACTCGCTGGACCGACGATTTTTAGGAGATGCGTCTTCGGATAAcgcagaagaggaggagtCTGAGGCTCCAGATGAATCCGCTAAAAAGTCTCTTGAGCCAACACCAACTGAAACTCCCCCTACCCCTCGGCTGGCCGAAACTAAAGTTATGCTTCCTGGTGTTGTGCCCCCGCCGCTGGCCATTGCTACCGATAGGAGAGACTGTTATGGCTTCCGAAAGACAACTCCGTACGTCACGTTAGAACAGTACGAGGCATGGAGTGCTTCATACGCCGACTTTGCGGCGAATCGAAGAGTGAAATGGGCCGAGTTGCTCCGTGAGCACGGAATATCCGCAAACCATCCGACAACGTTCCCTCCGAAATCACCCAAGATCAAGCGTTTCGTACGAAAAGGAATACCCCCTGAGCTTCGAGGCGCGGCGTGGTTTTGGTATGCTGGTGGTTACGAACATCTCAATCGGAACCCCGGTCTGTATGACCAGCTCGTCCGCCAAGCCATGGAATCACCAAGCAACGATGATAAGGAGCACATCGAACGGGATCTGCATCGGACGTTCCCAGACAATGTCCACTTCAAGCCGGAGCAAACAGGGCAACCTAACTTTGACGATGGCGCAGCGTCCGTGGTAGTCGAGACTGAGATGATCCGATCCTTGCGGAGGGTTCTTTATGCGTTTGCCATCCATAACCCCCAGATTGGATATACACAATCACTTAATTTCATCACTGGACTTTTTCTGCTCTTTCTGTCAGAGGAAAAGGCATTTTGGATGCTGCATATCGTTACATCTGTCTACCTCCCGAGCACCCACGAAATCAGCCTTGAGGGTGCAAATGTCGATCTTTGGATCCTTATGGTCCTTCTGAAAGAGTCGTTACCGAACGTGTACAACAAGATCGCAGATACAGGGACAAAAAGGAGCGCTCCGCTCTCTGTAAACTCAAGGCTGCCCGACATTACTCTCGGCATAACCAATTGGCTCATGTCCGTCTTTATCGGCACTTTACCACTCGAAACAACGTTGCGAGTCTGGGACGTGTTCTTCTACGAAGGCTCCAAAACCTTCTTTCGCGTCTCCATGGCGATCTTCAAAGCCTGCGAGAGGGAAATCATGGCTGTTTCGGACCCCATGGAGGTTTTCCAGGTCGTGCAGACCGTGCCCAAGAGACTTTTAGACGCCAATGCCCTTCTGGACGGGAGCTTCACCCGAAAAAACCGTGTTGGACAGGGTCGCATCGAAGAACTAAGAGCAGCGCGACGCGCAGCCGTCCGACAGGATAAATTGCGGCGGTCGCAAGCTCTGACAAAGGGCACGCTCCATGCAGCGACGGACGAATGGCCGACGCGATCTCGGACCCCGATCCCAGGCATTGACCGCACCTTTGCTGATTCCTGGCGCCAGATGAGGCACCATGCATTCCGGTGA